The Thiohalorhabdus denitrificans DNA segment CGGCGGAAGCGGGAGGAAAATGGTACGAACCCTTAATTGGGGAGCGGCGAACTACGCCAAGCCCGGCCGGGAGATTCCTTGGCCGGCCGGTTTTCCCCGGGACGGGAAGCCCCTAAAGCCCCGGATCCCTGCGGGGCCAATTCTCGGCGTGGGGGCCGCATTCCTCGCACTGGAGGAAGGTGAAGCGGACCCACTCCAGGAGGTCCTCATGGTCCGGCCGCGCCGCCTCCGGTCCCTCCTTGCGGTGGAAAAGCTCGCCCTGCTCGTCCAGCACCAGGACCGCCGGGCGCTGCTCCGCCAGCCGGGCGGCGACCCCTTCCGCATCATGGAGCAGGGGGAAGGGGTAGTCCCCTTCCGGCGGCGGAGTGGTGGCGATGGCCAGCACCTCGGCCCCCGCAGCGCGATAGTCGGGATAGCGCCCGGCGAAGGCGTCCAATAGAGCCGTCCCGGCGCCGTCCCACAGCACCAGAACCAGTGGTTGGCGGCCTTTGAACCGCCACGTGGAAAGCAAACGGCCGCTGCGGTCGGGAAGGCGGATGCTGCCCGCCACCATACCGGGGGTCAGCGTACCCATGGCGTACTCCTGCGTTGGAGACTTTCCGGGTTAGACCCTGGCGGATGCCCGTGCACTCCGAGTCGTTCCCCCTCCCCCTTTCACTCCCGCCAATGCCCCGGGGCATTGAGCGCATCGGCGCAGACCACTTACCCACCGGCCCCCGATCCCCTCCGGCCAGGACTTGGGAATCCAGGATTTCCGGGGAACATCCATCTGGTAAAATTGTGACCAGGGTTACACGACCATGGGAATTTTCATGGAACAGGAAAAGGTCTCCAAGTCCGAATTCAAGGCCCGCGCCCTGGAGTTCCTTCGGCGAGTGGAAACCAGCGGGGAGCACCTGATCGTGACGGATCACGGCAAGGCCACCCTGGAGATCCGCCGGTACCGGAGCCAAGAACGCTCCCCCCTCGAGGTGCTGCAAGGCAGCGTTATCCAATATGAGGACCCCACCGAGCCGGTTGGGGATCAGGACTGGGACGCGCTGCGGTGATCGTGCTGGATACCCACGTCCTTGTTTGGTGGGTAAACGGTGATGGCCATCTGTCGAAGCCGGCCCGGGAAGCCATCGAAGCCGAGCGGACCTCCCCGGAGGGTCAGCTGCTGATTTCCTCCATTACGGCATGGGAAATCGCCATGCTGGTTGAGCGAGGCCGATTGGTGCTGACCATGGATGTGGATGGCTGGCTGGAAACCGTAGCCAGTATTGAGGGCGTCCACTTCGTGCCGCTGAACAATGTGGTGGCGATTCAGTCGGTGCGCCTACCGGGTGAATTCCACCAGGATCCGGCCGACCGCATGATCACCGCCCTGGCGCGGCATTATTCCGTGCCCCTGGTCACCGCCGACCAAAAAATCCGGGAATACAAATACGTGAAAACGATCTGGTAGGACCACTTCCTATTCGGGGGCGTAAAACAGGTTCCCTTTAGCTGCCCCTAACGAATAATGTGAGTTCCCAAGAAGAGGCCGATTCCCAGAAGGAGCAGAACGGCCGTGATTGTCCGGACGAGGCGCTGCCGAGCCAGCCCGCCGACCGCCGCGAGGTGGGCCTTGCGGGTTTCCGGGTCCGTTCGGAGGCGGTGGGCCAGGGCCTCCCATCGGGCCCACAGACCGGCTGGCACCTCCCCGGTTCCCGCGTGCTCGCGCAGATGCGCCGCCAGGTCCCGCATCTGGACCACCCCATCGGGCTCTCCCTTGGGGAAGCGAGCGGCATTGGTGAACACCACTAGGCCGTGAACCGGGGTGTCAGGCAGAGAAGTTTCCACGGCCTTTATGTGCCCGTAGTTCTGGTGCAGGGGGTTCTGGAAGGAGAAGCGCTGCCGACCCAGCTTCTGAGTCCAGGTCCGCTCGCGGGCGCGCCCGAGGATCTGACCCGAGTAGTTCTTGGTCTCCACCACCCAGATTCCGGAAGGCAGCAGA contains these protein-coding regions:
- a CDS encoding peroxiredoxin family protein, with the protein product MGTLTPGMVAGSIRLPDRSGRLLSTWRFKGRQPLVLVLWDGAGTALLDAFAGRYPDYRAAGAEVLAIATTPPPEGDYPFPLLHDAEGVAARLAEQRPAVLVLDEQGELFHRKEGPEAARPDHEDLLEWVRFTFLQCEECGPHAENWPRRDPGL
- a CDS encoding type II toxin-antitoxin system VapC family toxin; its protein translation is MIVLDTHVLVWWVNGDGHLSKPAREAIEAERTSPEGQLLISSITAWEIAMLVERGRLVLTMDVDGWLETVASIEGVHFVPLNNVVAIQSVRLPGEFHQDPADRMITALARHYSVPLVTADQKIREYKYVKTIW
- a CDS encoding nuclease-related domain-containing protein is translated as MDPAQALEEATSSFWTLFFQWLVPGALVLAALSLWLRSALAVFKGWLGEKLVGGQLGRVAADVRSDVLLPDGRGGWTQVDHLALLPSGIWVVETKNYSGQILGRARERTWTQKLGRQRFSFQNPLHQNYGHIKAVETSLPDTPVHGLVVFTNAARFPKGEPDGVVQMRDLAAHLREHAGTGEVPAGLWARWEALAHRLRTDPETRKAHLAAVGGLARQRLVRTITAVLLLLGIGLFLGTHIIR
- a CDS encoding type II toxin-antitoxin system Phd/YefM family antitoxin, which translates into the protein MEQEKVSKSEFKARALEFLRRVETSGEHLIVTDHGKATLEIRRYRSQERSPLEVLQGSVIQYEDPTEPVGDQDWDALR